In Sciurus carolinensis chromosome 17, mSciCar1.2, whole genome shotgun sequence, one genomic interval encodes:
- the LOC124967934 gene encoding putative gustatory receptor clone PTE03, whose protein sequence is MKSENQTGAVEFLLLGLSDDPELQPILFGLFLFMYLVTVLGNLLIILAICSNCHLRTPMYFFLSNLSFTDICFSNSTVPRMLVNIQRHSKAISYAGCLIQVCFLLVFGGVENFLLAAMAYDRYVAISHPLRYSVIMNTRLCILLILLSLNISIVDGLLHSLMVLRLSFCTELEVPHFFCELDQVIKLACSDTLFNNILVYVVTSMLSGVPLLVIIYSYIKIVSSILRISSSGGKHKAFSTCGSHLSVVSLFYGTAFGVYISSAYTDSTRKTAIASLMYTVVPQMLNPFIYSLRNRDMKEASRKLIRTSPFL, encoded by the coding sequence atgAAATCAGAAAACCAAACTGGTGCAGTAGAATTCCTCCTCCTGGGTCTCTCAGATGATCCTGAActgcagcccatcctctttggCCTGTTCCTCttcatgtacctggtcacagtgcttgggaacctgctcatcatcctggctatCTGCTCCAACTGCCACCTCcgcacccccatgtacttcttcctctccaacctgtccttcactGACATCTGCTTCAGCAACAGCACAGTCCCTaggatgctggtgaacatccagagaCACAGTAAGGCCATCAGTTACGCAGGCTGCCTCATCCAGGTCTGCTTTCTCCTGGTTTTTGGTGGAGTGGAAAACTTTCTCCTTGCAGCAATGGCTTATGACCGTTATGTGGCCATCTCCCATCCCCTCAGGTACTCAGTCATCATGAACACCCGCCTGTGCATCCTACTGATCCTGTTGTCCTTGAACATCAGCATTGTAGATGGCCTGCTGCACAGTCTGAtggtgctgaggctgtcctttTGCACAGAACTGGAggtcccccacttcttctgtgaacttgatcAGGTCATCAAACTGGCCTGTTCTGACACCCTCTTTAATAACATCCTGGTATATGTAGTGACTAGCATGTTGAGTGGTGTTCCTCTCCTTGTAATTATTTACTCTTACATTAAAATAGTCTCCTCCATTTTGAGAATTTCATCCTCTGGGGGAaagcataaagccttttccacctgtgggtctcacctgtctgtcgtttccttgttctatgggacagCTTTTGGGGTGTACATTAGCTCTGCATATACTGATTCAACCAGAAAGACTGCAATAGCTTCATTGATGTACACAGTGGTCCCTcaaatgctgaacccctttatctacagcctgaggaacagggacatgaaggaGGCCTCGAGGAAACTCATTAGAACCTCTCCTTTTTTGTGA